From a region of the Odontesthes bonariensis isolate fOdoBon6 chromosome 2, fOdoBon6.hap1, whole genome shotgun sequence genome:
- the nkx1.2la gene encoding NK1 transcription factor related 2-like,a: MGKSYGVTMTSSHKISFSIIDILDPNKFNSRRVNELSTVQEKFQAQNEEGTSLEWDSTAGGDFRDERADAGEETGDEDSAFFGHPSVVADPLSPLAQTEPSLTGEEDHGDREPAVPSQDSSPHKRRRPDQAYAKPRRARTAFTYEQLVALENKFRATRYLSVCERLNLALSLSLTETQVKIWFQNRRTKWKKQNPGADSTLQPGSNSLVSVSPNQATCGSNSGSFHQTFSNFSSGSVIFHTAGGVPLSSTGGLLHPFMPSGFVQPTYFNPHL; encoded by the exons ATGGGAAAATCTTACG GAGTAACCATGACGTCCAGTCACAAGATTTCTTTTTCTATAATTGACATACTGGATCCGAACAAATTCAACAGCAGAAGAGTAAACGAACTTTCCACCGTCCAGGAAAAGTTTCAAGCACAAAATGAAGAGGGTACAAGTTTGGAGTGGGACAGCACAGCGGGTGGAGACTTCAGAGATGAGCGCGCAGATGCAG gagaAGAGACCGGAGATGAGGACTCCGCGTTCTTCGGGCACCCTTCAGTTGTGGCTGATCCCCTTTCCCCACTGGCCCAAACAGAGCCCAGTCTCACCGGCGAAGAGGACCACGGAGACAGGGAGCCAGCGGTCCCCTCGCAGGATTCATCACCGCACAAGCGGCGGCGTCCGGATCAGGCCTACGCCAAACCACGGCGCGCCAGAACAGCGTTCACCTACGAGCAACTAGTGGCTCTTGAAAACAAGTTCCGCGCAACACGGTACTTGTCCGTGTGCGAGAGACTAAATCTGGCCCTGTCCTTAAGTCTGACCGAAACCCAAGTGAAAATCTGGTTTCAGAACAGGAGGACCAAGTGGAAAAAGCAGAACCCCGGGGCGGACAGCACACTTCAACCCGGATCCAATTCCCTGGTCAGCGTCAGTCCCAACCAGGCAACCTGTGGCTCAAACTccggcagcttccaccaaacCTTCTCCAACTTCAGCTCTGGGAGTGTGATTTTCCACACGGCTGGTGGTGTTCCGCTTTCTTCCACTGGAGGGCTCCTGCATCCCTTCATGCCCAGTGGATTCGTCCAACCGACTTATTTTAATCCACATCTATAG